A genomic segment from Lignipirellula cremea encodes:
- the amaB gene encoding L-piperidine-6-carboxylate dehydrogenase, with protein sequence MFSEVLERLGIQTGQPNFGLSAPLREKPGGEEIVSLNPANGETIARVATATRSDYDALVDRAGDVFLRWRSAPPPERGELIRRFGLALRERKQDLGLLVTLETGKILTEGEGEVQEMIDMCDFAVGLSRQLYGLTMACERPDHRLFEQWRPLGPVGVLTAFNFPVAVWAWNAAVAAVCGDPVVWKPSPHTPLTAIAVQKIAEQVAAAAGWEGVFQMYVAPGHEGGQWMASDPRLPLVSATGSCEMGRSVAQQIAARLGRSLLELGGNNGLIVCESANLDLSLRAVAFAAAGAAGQRCTSLRRLFLHRSIAGPFTERLKKAYAGISQRIGNPWEDGVLMGPLINEASVERMLAAVSAIGEQGGQILCGGKRLNRPGSFVEPTLVQATCDMPITREETFAPILYLFEFDTLEEAIEQHNAVSQGLSSAIFTDRLQEAERFLSPAGSDCGIANVNIGTSGAEIGGAFGGDKDTGGGREAGSDAWKAYMRRQTCTVNYGDALPLAQGVKFEI encoded by the coding sequence ATGTTTTCTGAAGTACTGGAACGACTGGGAATTCAAACCGGCCAACCGAACTTTGGGCTGAGCGCGCCCCTGCGAGAAAAGCCCGGCGGCGAGGAGATCGTCTCCCTGAACCCGGCCAATGGCGAAACGATTGCCCGCGTCGCTACGGCGACCCGCTCCGATTACGACGCGCTGGTGGACCGGGCCGGCGACGTGTTCCTTCGTTGGCGGTCGGCTCCGCCGCCGGAACGGGGCGAGTTGATCCGCCGTTTTGGGCTGGCCTTGCGCGAGAGGAAACAGGACCTGGGCCTGCTTGTCACGCTGGAGACGGGAAAAATCCTGACCGAAGGGGAAGGCGAAGTTCAGGAAATGATCGACATGTGCGACTTCGCCGTCGGACTGTCGCGGCAACTGTACGGACTGACGATGGCCTGCGAGCGACCCGACCATCGCCTGTTTGAACAGTGGCGGCCGCTGGGACCCGTCGGCGTGCTGACGGCGTTTAACTTCCCCGTCGCAGTCTGGGCCTGGAACGCGGCTGTGGCCGCCGTCTGCGGCGATCCGGTCGTCTGGAAGCCGTCCCCGCATACGCCGCTGACGGCGATCGCCGTGCAAAAGATCGCCGAGCAGGTCGCCGCCGCGGCCGGCTGGGAAGGCGTCTTTCAGATGTACGTCGCCCCAGGTCACGAAGGCGGCCAGTGGATGGCGAGCGATCCCCGGCTGCCGCTGGTTTCCGCCACCGGCAGCTGCGAGATGGGCCGCAGCGTCGCCCAGCAGATCGCCGCCAGGCTAGGACGTTCCCTGCTGGAACTGGGCGGCAACAACGGCCTGATCGTATGCGAAAGCGCCAACCTCGACCTGAGTCTCCGGGCGGTCGCCTTTGCGGCCGCCGGTGCGGCTGGGCAGCGCTGCACCAGTCTGCGCCGCCTGTTCCTGCACCGCTCGATCGCGGGACCGTTTACGGAGCGATTGAAGAAGGCCTACGCCGGCATCAGCCAGCGGATCGGCAACCCCTGGGAAGACGGCGTACTGATGGGCCCGCTGATCAACGAAGCGTCCGTCGAACGGATGCTCGCGGCGGTGTCCGCCATCGGCGAACAAGGCGGTCAGATTCTTTGCGGCGGAAAACGGCTGAACCGGCCGGGCTCTTTTGTCGAGCCGACGCTGGTGCAAGCGACCTGCGACATGCCCATCACACGCGAAGAAACGTTCGCTCCCATTTTGTACCTGTTTGAATTCGACACGCTGGAAGAAGCAATCGAACAGCACAACGCCGTGAGCCAGGGGCTGTCGTCGGCCATTTTCACCGATCGCCTGCAGGAAGCCGAACGTTTCCTGTCGCCCGCGGGCAGCGACTGCGGCATCGCCAACGTAAACATCGGCACTTCGGGAGCCGAGATCGGCGGCGCCTTTGGGGGCGATAAAGATACCGGCGGCGGTCGCGAGGCCGGCAGCGACGCCTGGAAAGCGTACATGCGGCGCCAGACCTGCACCGTCAATTACGGCGATGCCCTGCCGCTCGCGCAGGGGGTCAAGTTCGAGATTTAA
- a CDS encoding radical SAM protein: MYLRMAKRMLLETDKRLLWKLFWNMGVKGLNSVQKHKRRLKRGEFFPPYLYISIINSCNLRCQGCWVDVAAKQEKIDLAAMNRMINEAKAMGNTFFGLLGGEPFMHPELMEILAAHPEVYFQVFTNGHFITDKVAKELRRLGNVTPLISVEGSEIISDERRGRKDVLNKTMEGLQNCLNNKVMTGVCTSLCQSNYDDLLNDAWIDRLIEMGVLYCWFHIYRPVGPDAADRLALTPEQQKVARQFVVDTRVKKPIIVIDAYYDADGKALCPAATGFTHHISPWGDIEPCPIIQFSKESIHDERPLRETFNNSTFLSDFRRLAAEHTRGCIVLERPDVIEKLVEAHGAKDSTARGTAMAELQAMTPRSSQYNPGDEIPERSWAYWLAKKIAFHEYGVYTKNFNAEEWIDTRNPPEKQEPDLIQIR; encoded by the coding sequence ATGTACTTGCGTATGGCCAAACGGATGCTTCTCGAAACCGACAAGCGTCTGCTCTGGAAATTATTCTGGAACATGGGCGTCAAAGGCTTGAACTCCGTCCAGAAACATAAGCGCCGACTCAAGCGGGGCGAGTTTTTCCCGCCGTATCTGTACATCTCGATCATTAACAGCTGTAACCTGCGTTGCCAGGGTTGCTGGGTCGATGTGGCCGCCAAGCAGGAGAAGATCGATCTGGCGGCCATGAACCGGATGATCAACGAAGCCAAGGCGATGGGGAACACGTTCTTTGGCCTGCTCGGCGGGGAGCCGTTCATGCACCCGGAGCTGATGGAAATCCTGGCCGCCCATCCCGAAGTTTACTTCCAGGTGTTCACCAACGGGCATTTCATTACCGACAAAGTCGCCAAAGAACTGCGACGACTGGGCAATGTGACGCCGCTGATCAGCGTCGAAGGCAGCGAGATCATCAGCGATGAACGTCGCGGCCGCAAGGACGTTTTGAACAAAACGATGGAAGGGCTGCAGAACTGTCTCAATAACAAGGTGATGACGGGCGTTTGCACCAGCCTGTGCCAGTCGAACTACGACGACCTGCTGAACGACGCCTGGATTGATCGCCTGATTGAAATGGGCGTGCTGTACTGCTGGTTCCATATCTACCGTCCCGTCGGTCCCGACGCCGCGGACCGTCTGGCTTTGACGCCGGAGCAGCAGAAAGTGGCCCGGCAGTTTGTGGTCGACACCCGCGTGAAGAAGCCGATCATTGTGATCGACGCCTATTACGACGCCGACGGCAAAGCGCTCTGCCCGGCGGCGACCGGCTTTACGCACCATATTAGTCCCTGGGGCGATATCGAGCCGTGTCCGATTATCCAGTTCAGCAAGGAATCGATTCACGATGAACGGCCCCTGCGGGAGACGTTCAACAACTCGACCTTCCTGTCGGACTTCCGTCGCCTGGCCGCCGAACACACGCGCGGCTGCATTGTGCTGGAACGGCCCGACGTGATTGAGAAACTGGTCGAAGCGCACGGCGCCAAAGATTCCACCGCCCGCGGCACCGCGATGGCCGAACTGCAGGCGATGACGCCGCGTTCCTCGCAGTACAACCCCGGCGACGAGATCCCGGAACGCAGCTGGGCCTATTGGCTGGCCAAGAAGATCGCCTTCCACGAGTACGGCGTGTACACCAAAAACTTCAACGCCGAAGAATGGATCGATACCCGGAACCCGCCCGAAAAGCAGGAACCCGATCTGATCCAGATCAGGTAA
- the fadA gene encoding acetyl-CoA C-acyltransferase FadA: MKNAVVVNCVRTPVGRSHRDKGIFRDVRSDDLAAACVEALIERTGIDPAEIEDVIMGNTQQTGEQGLNVARTVALMAGLPVETGGATINRLCGSSLQALNQASHSIAAGAEDVHIVGGLEHMQHLPMDHGLNLNPKLFKRTSKGALMMGVTAEFLAQTQGIEREQQDAFALRSHQRAAAAQAAGSFKNEMVPVYGRNEAGERMLYDFDQCVRPDASMEALAALEPAFMPKIGSVTAGNSSPLNDGAAAMLVMSEEKAAALGLKPMARILATAVAGVEPSVMGTGPVPATRKALARAGLKLEQIDLIELNEAFAAQALACMRMLKMNEEKVNVRGGAIAIGHPLGASGARIATTLLHAMHDQEARYGLATMCIGVGQGIATIFERL, from the coding sequence ATGAAGAACGCCGTTGTTGTCAATTGTGTCCGCACTCCCGTGGGGCGTTCGCACCGTGATAAGGGAATTTTCCGCGATGTCCGCTCTGACGATCTGGCTGCGGCCTGCGTTGAGGCGTTGATCGAACGCACCGGCATCGATCCGGCGGAAATCGAAGACGTCATCATGGGAAATACCCAGCAAACCGGCGAACAGGGGCTGAACGTCGCCCGCACTGTCGCCCTGATGGCCGGCCTGCCTGTCGAAACGGGCGGAGCCACCATCAACCGCCTGTGCGGCAGCAGCCTCCAGGCGCTCAACCAGGCCTCGCATAGCATTGCCGCCGGAGCAGAAGACGTCCACATCGTCGGTGGACTGGAGCACATGCAACACCTGCCGATGGATCACGGCCTGAACCTGAACCCCAAGCTGTTCAAACGGACCAGCAAGGGCGCTCTCATGATGGGCGTCACGGCCGAGTTCCTGGCGCAGACCCAGGGGATCGAACGCGAACAGCAGGACGCGTTCGCCCTCCGCAGCCATCAAAGAGCGGCCGCCGCCCAGGCTGCGGGCTCTTTCAAAAACGAGATGGTCCCCGTCTACGGCCGGAATGAAGCGGGCGAACGGATGCTGTACGACTTCGACCAGTGCGTGCGGCCCGACGCCAGCATGGAAGCCCTGGCCGCGTTGGAACCGGCCTTTATGCCCAAAATTGGCTCTGTCACCGCCGGCAACAGTTCCCCCTTGAACGACGGCGCCGCCGCCATGCTGGTCATGTCGGAAGAGAAGGCGGCCGCCCTGGGACTCAAACCGATGGCCCGGATTCTGGCGACCGCCGTCGCTGGCGTAGAACCTTCAGTGATGGGAACCGGCCCTGTACCTGCCACCCGCAAAGCGCTGGCCCGCGCGGGATTGAAGCTGGAACAGATCGACCTGATCGAACTGAACGAGGCGTTCGCCGCCCAGGCGCTGGCCTGCATGCGGATGCTGAAAATGAACGAAGAGAAAGTCAACGTGCGCGGCGGTGCGATCGCCATCGGCCATCCGCTCGGGGCCAGCGGCGCCCGGATCGCGACCACGCTGCTGCACGCCATGCACGATCAGGAAGCCCGCTACGGCCTGGCCACGATGTGCATCGGCGTCGGCCAGGGCATCGCCACCATTTTCGAACGGCTGTAG
- a CDS encoding MBL fold metallo-hydrolase RNA specificity domain-containing protein — protein MQLHFLGANRQVTGSRYCIEAGGVRVFVDCGLFQEREFQDRNWEDCPIPPASGAALLLTHAHIDHCGLLPKFVKDGFDGPIFCTRATAALADVMLNDSAHIQEEDAADKRRRHFREGRKGKHPVKPLYTEIDVINTLPLMQGVAYGQTVEVAPGFRAVFHDAGHILGSAMLEITVEENGQTRTLLFSGDIGQWHKPLIGDPTLFDRADYVVMESTYGDRDHPDGGDIADQFARIVGDTIGRGGNVVIPTFAVERAQEIMFYLSRLVHAGTVPNLRVYLDSPMAMDVTAIFLQNRDSLDEETFQLLAQGESPLQFPGLVMTRTPDESKQINEYRQPCVIMSTSGMCISGRIKHHLRHNIRREACTILFVGFQAPGTLGRQILEKQERVRIHGHDYPVNAHVEQIFGFSGHADHQGLLKWYGHLQSPPRRLFLTHGEEKVALKLADEIRTRWSADVHVPAYGETVQLD, from the coding sequence ATGCAACTGCACTTTCTGGGAGCGAACCGCCAGGTAACTGGCTCGCGATATTGCATCGAGGCCGGCGGCGTGAGGGTGTTTGTCGATTGCGGATTGTTCCAGGAACGCGAGTTCCAGGATCGTAACTGGGAAGACTGCCCCATTCCGCCGGCAAGCGGCGCCGCGCTCTTGCTGACGCATGCCCACATTGACCACTGCGGCCTGCTGCCCAAATTCGTCAAGGACGGTTTCGACGGACCGATCTTCTGCACCCGGGCGACCGCGGCCCTGGCCGATGTGATGCTGAACGATTCCGCCCACATCCAGGAAGAAGACGCCGCCGACAAACGCCGACGCCACTTTCGCGAAGGACGCAAAGGGAAGCACCCGGTCAAGCCTTTGTATACCGAGATCGACGTCATCAACACGCTGCCGCTCATGCAAGGCGTCGCCTATGGGCAAACCGTCGAAGTGGCCCCCGGGTTCCGCGCCGTCTTCCACGATGCAGGCCATATCCTGGGATCGGCCATGCTGGAGATCACCGTCGAAGAGAACGGCCAGACCCGCACCCTGCTGTTCTCCGGCGACATTGGCCAGTGGCACAAACCGCTGATCGGCGACCCCACCCTGTTTGACCGCGCCGATTATGTGGTGATGGAATCGACCTACGGCGACCGAGATCATCCCGACGGCGGCGATATCGCCGACCAGTTCGCCCGGATTGTCGGCGATACGATCGGGCGCGGCGGCAACGTGGTCATTCCCACCTTCGCCGTGGAACGGGCGCAAGAGATCATGTTCTACCTCAGCCGTCTGGTGCACGCCGGAACGGTGCCGAACCTGCGTGTTTATCTCGACAGCCCCATGGCGATGGATGTCACCGCCATCTTTCTGCAGAATCGCGACTCGCTCGACGAAGAAACGTTCCAACTGCTGGCCCAGGGCGAGTCCCCGCTGCAGTTCCCCGGTCTGGTCATGACGCGCACTCCCGACGAATCGAAACAGATCAACGAATATCGCCAGCCGTGCGTGATCATGTCGACCTCCGGCATGTGCATCTCCGGCCGCATCAAGCATCACCTGCGGCATAACATTCGCCGGGAGGCGTGCACCATCCTGTTTGTCGGTTTCCAGGCGCCCGGCACGCTCGGCCGACAAATACTAGAAAAACAGGAACGGGTCCGCATCCATGGGCATGACTACCCGGTGAACGCTCATGTCGAACAGATCTTCGGCTTCTCGGGACACGCCGACCACCAGGGCCTGCTCAAATGGTACGGCCACCTGCAGAGCCCGCCCCGCCGCCTTTTCTTGACCCACGGCGAAGAAAAAGTCGCCCTGAAACTGGCGGACGAAATCCGCACCCGCTGGTCCGCCGATGTGCACGTGCCCGCTTATGGGGAAACGGTGCAGCTCGATTGA